One Armatimonadota bacterium genomic window, TCGGCGACGATGATGAACGGCCTGCCGGTCCGAAGCACCTTTTCGAGCAGCGGAACGATGTCCTGAACGCTGGAGATCTTCTTCTCATAGAAGAGCACCAGCGGGTTCTCGAACACCGTCTCCATGCGCTGTGCATCGGTGATGAAGTAGGGCGAGAGGTAGCCCTTGTCGAACTGCATGCCCTCGACCATGTCGTAGGTCGTCTCGATGCCCTTCGACTCTTCGACGGTCACGACGCCGTCTTTGCCGACCTTGTCCAGAATCTCGGCGACGAGCGCGCCCATCTGGGGGTCGTTCGCGCTGACGGTGGCCACCTGCTCGGCGGCCTGTCGGCCCTTGATGGTCTTGGAATCCTTCTTCAGCTTCTCGACCACAGCCCTGACGGACTTGTCGATGCCGGCCTTGATCTGCGTGGCGTTGCTTCCTGCGGCCACATTGCGGATGCCCTCTTTGAAGATGGCCTGTGCAAGCACGGCGCTGGTGGTGGTTCCGTCACCGGCGAGGTCATTGGTCTTGCTGCTCACTTCGCGGATGAGCTGGGCGCCCATGTTCTCGAAGCGGTCCTCGACCTCGATCTCCTTGGCGATGGTCACACCGTCGTTGATGACGACGGGGCTGCCGAACTTCTTTTCGAGGACGACCGTGCGTCCACGGGGGCCAAGGGTGACCTTGAGGGCGTTGGCGAGTTTGTCGACGCCGGCCTCGAGGGCCTTCCGGGCGTCATCGGCGTATTTAAGGTTCTTTGCTGCCAAATCTGTGTTCTCCTATCTGGGGGAAGGTGCGAGTGGTGAGAGTGGTGAGTGTGGTGAGGATGGTGAAGAAGTGCTGAAACCCCAACAAACGCTGGTGCTTTACGGTTGCGTCCCTTTCACCATTCTCACTATTCTCACAACCCCCACGCTCCCCTCACTTCTTCGCTCCGGCCTTCTCTTTCTTGGCTGCCGGGGCTTCAGTGACCACGGCCAACACGTCGTCTTGGCGCAGGATGATATAGTCCTGGCCCCCGACGGTGACCTCGGTGCCGCTGTACTTGCCATACAGCACCGTATCGCCTACGGCCACATCGACCGGGGTGATCTTGCCGTTGTCCAGCGTCTTGCCTGGGCCAACAGCCAGCACGGTGCCCTTCAAGGGCTTTTCTTTGGCCGTATCGGGGAGAAGGATGCCGCCGGCGCTCTTCTCTTCCAGCGCCGCGGCCTCGACGATGATGCGATCGTGCAAGGGTTTCAGTTTCATAGGCTCTTTGTTCACTCCTTGAGTTCAAAGGGTTTGCGCCGCCTGCCCTGGTTCTTCCAGAGCTCGGTCCTTTCGGACACTTCAGACCCGGATTCCCCGTAGCCGCAGGTTCAGTGCCTGCGTCCGGCTCTCAGACCCGTAGCCGCAGGTTCCGTGCCTGCGCCCAAGAACCAGGGGCAGACGGCAATGGTTAGCAGTATACCGCCGAGAGTGCTAACCTGGAAACCACTCGCAGACTATTTTGGGTTCCAAGACAACTTCTCAGCCGAATTACGATCCACCAGAACGGCCGCACCATCGGCAGACGCGATCGTGCCCCGGCCGGCATGTTCAGGATCAAAGCTCTCGAAGCCGCCCGAGGTCGGCTTTTCACTCCCTCTAGCCGAAAAGACCAGCGGTGTACGGACCGGATCGCTGATCTCGCTGGTTCGCTTTCCGGCCAGAGCTGAATTGTATGCATAACTCCATGCAACTTCCAGCTTCGGGCAATGGGTCGGCCGAACGCCATCTTTCCATCGGTCAGAATGAGAAATTCCTTCCCTTGCCGCCTCGGCCCACGAGGAAGCAACCGGAAGCCGCTCATCGTGGTCGGCGGCATAGACGAGCAGGCCGTCCGCCAATGCACGAGCGTTCCAACGGCACATACTGCGCCTGGCCTGGGCGACGGTGTAGATGCAGACCGGCGCCGAGACGATGTAGGCCCCGCAGGTCAGGGCGCTCAGAACCGCGTACTCCACAATCCTGCGCCGCCGAAACCCGCGCACCGATTGCCAAGCGTAGGCCCAGCCGCATCCCAGATACAACGCAACGATGATCGCCATTGCCGGAAGCGCAACGGACTCGGGATCATAGGCTTGAACCGCCGACAAGATGAGAAAGAGGAGAAACAGGCCAAAGACGAGCACAGCCACCTGTCCCCAAGATGGGAATTTCTCAAAACGGTCGTGAGGGGTATGCCTCATTCTTTCGCCTCACCGTCGCCATTTCTGTTGACGGATAGACTGCCCTGCTAATTGAACCGGCACGCAAGGGCAAAGCCTGTCACTTCCCTACCTTCAGGGCCCAATTCACCCTCTCCTCGTTATGGGACGTCACCCTCGTGGCATGCCCGTCGAGCATTCCGACTGTGGCTCTCGCTCTGCCACTATGCCGCTTCGCCAACCAGTCCTTTCCTCCCGCCGCGTTTGGCCCCCACGCTTCGGCGTCAAACACCATCACCGTGTTTGCAGGCTCGTCCGCGTCGCCTAGCTTCGCGAGCGAAAGCGCCGAGTTGAAGGCATTGGAATACGGGCTCGCCGCGAAACCGCACCTGCCGCCCGACTCTCCGTACTCCTTCAAGATCGTCCTCCAATGTGAAGCAGTCGGCAGCCTGTCGTCGTAATCTTCGGCGTAGTTCAGGAGCGCGATGGATAGGTCCTTAACGTTCGAAATGCAGCTGGACGAGATCGCGGCGCTTCGGGCCGATTCAAAGATCGGCGTAACCGAAAACCCCAGAAACCCGTAGAACAGCGCGCTGAACCAGTAGCTGGTCCGGTAGCGCTTGCGCTCATCGACCGGGTGCAGGCTGAACACCAGGTAGAGCGTCGCCCAGGCGAGCAGCGTCACCAACGCCCCGATCATCGCCTGCTCGCTAACGCCTCTCGGCGTCCACAATGCGAGAAAGGCGCCACCGGTTGCGCATCCGGCAATCCCCAGCAGGACCAATACCACGCCGAGCAGGTTCAGTCCTACTTTGCGGCCATCCATAGCGGCATTATGTCGCTCCTCCGATTCGGGAAGATAAACTATCGCCTCAATGTCCGCACTGAACAGCGACTACGTGCTCCGGGAGGGATTCGAGAAAATGGACTTCGAGAAGGTCCACTCGATGCTCGCCGGCGCTTATTGGTGCCCGGGCATTTCGCGGGCGCTCGTCGAGAAAGCGGCCCGAAACTCCTCGCTCGTCATCGGCTGCTTCTTGGAGGGCCGCCAAGTCGCCTATTGCCGCATCGTCAGCGACAGGGCGACGTTCGGGTGGGTGAGCGACGTCATCGTGGACCCTGAGCATCAGGGCAAGGGGCTGGCTCGAAGGATGGTTAGGTACGCGCTTGCCCATTCTGAGCACCAGGGCTTTCGGCGCTGGGTGCTCAAGACCAGCGATGCGCAAGGCGTCTATTCAGCGGTGGGATTCCGCTTGGTGCCGGACCCCGAGAAGTGGATGGACCATGTGCCCGCGGACCGGCAGGCGGCAGGAGACGATTGAAGCTCGTCTGCAGCAGTCCCTGCCGGCTGGATTCGTTTCTCGCCGGGGAACTAAAGGACCACTCGCGTACTCGCTTGGCGGAACTCATCACGTCCGGCGCCGTGACCGTTGAAGGCAAGCCGCGAAAACCCTCGTTCAAGCTCGAAGCCGGCATGTCCGTCGAGCTTTCGGCCCTCCCGGAGAACCGGCCCGCCCACGATCTGACCCCGGCGGACATCCCTCTGCACGTGCTCTTCGAAGACGGGTACCTCCTTGTGGTCAACAAGCCGCGAGGCATGGCGACCCATCCGGCACCCTCGCTCAAGGAGCCCTCGCTGGTCAACGCTTTGCTGGCTCGCGGCAAGGGCCTGAGTGAGGCGGGCGGCGCCTTTCGGCCTGGTATCGTCCACCGGTTGGACAAAGCCACCACCGGGCTCATCGTTGTCGCCAAGACAGACGCCGCCCACCATGCCCTGGCCCGGCAGTTCGCAGACAAGACGGCGGGACGAACTTACTTGGCCTGGGTCGCTGGCGAGTTTGGCCAGCCAGAGCTGCGGATCGAGGCGCCCATCGGACGCGATCCCAAGAACCGGACGCGCATGGCCGTGGACCCCAAAGGCAAGCCCGCGGCAACCCTCGTACGAGTGCTCAAGGGGCTCAACGCGAGGTCTCTGATCGAGTGTCGTCTGGAGACAGGAAGGACCCACCAGATCAGGGTTCACCTCGCGGCGCTCGGCCACCCGGTTGTGGGAGACGCTGTCTACAACCGGTCGCCCGGGGAGCATCCCCTGCAGCTTCATGCTGCGAGGCTGGAGTTTGAGCATCCGGAGTCTGGCAAGCGGCTTGAGTTCAGTGTCGCACCTCCGGAGGACTTCATCGATGCCGAATCCGGCGTAAGCTAAGGAGCGTGAAGTCTCTCATCGCGTTGCTTGTCGCGGGCACGGCTCTGGTTTGCCCTCCACCGGCCGTACAGAAGGCTGATCCGCCCACAGCTTCAAACCAGCAGCAGCCTGCCGAATCGCTCTTTCAGAAGGTGTTCCCCAAGCCCACGGGACGAAACGGCTATGAGGAATTCCTGCGCGCGGCGGACCTGGCTCAGACGAACCTCTTCAGGATGTTCGCCGAATACTATGCTCGGTTGGAGCAGGAAGCCTCCGGCGCCGATCTGCAAGGGGACGACGGGAAAGTCCTTCCACGGCCCCCGATTCCACCAAACGTCAGACCCGACGACACGCTGCTCGAAGTGGGACGCAAGTGGTCGGCCGCCTTCAGCGCGATTCCCGAGTTGATCCACGTCGGCTGCCAGAAGTCGCCTCACGACCCTCGCACCGATTTCAATGCCCTGACAGTTTTCCCCGAGTTGTGGCAATTTCGATCAATTGCCCGGTTCCTGCGGGTCGTGATGTACGTTCACACCTCGGACGGCGCCCCGGCCAAGGCCACGACGGTGCTCTCCGATGGCCTTCGTTTTGGGGATTCCATCTCAGGCCCAACTGTGATTCACACGCTGGTCGGGTTCGCCGTTCAAGGGATCATGCTCGCCCAAGCAAGCGAGACCCTGAGCGTCCTTTCCGAACGAGATTGCCGAACCTTGGTCTCGGTCGTGGAGGAGCTGCTGGCTCGCCCAAACGCGGCCGCTCGCTCGGTTGCCGGCGAGCGCAGGTTTCTCACCAACACCTTGACTGAGACCTTCAAGCCCGGTCAAGCCAAGCCCCTTCAGGGTCTCCTTGGGGATGAGGAGATCCCTTTGTTCGCCCAGAACCTCAGCTCCAGCCAGATGCTGGAACTGAAAGTCAAACTCACGGGCAGGATCGAGCGCACCTACTCGGCGGTTGCGGCCGCACTTTCGAAACCTGAGAGCGAGTGGTTCAAGGGAGAGGACCTGGAGCAGGCGTTGTCGGACCCTCCGGACGTCTTGGCCGACGTGAAGACCCTCGACGACTTTGCGGACTACCTGGAGGGCATGCTCACACCCATGTTCTCTCAGCTCCAGGTGACGGCGGCCAGGTACCGCACCCAACTGCGGCTCTTGGGGCTCCACTCGAAGATCTTTGCCTTCAGGTGGCATTGGAAGCGGCTGCCCGTCCGCCTCGCCGAGGCCGTGCCGCAGGATCAGCTCGTGGACCCCTTTAGCGGCCAGGAGTTCCAGTACTCAACCAGCGCAAGCGGCTTTAGGCTCTTCAGCCGGGGCTTCAAGAACACCGGGGAGATCGAGCTGAAATACACGAGGCCCGCCTCGGCCGGACGCGACCCGGCTGACCCACCAGGATTTGCTGCAGGTTCAATTGAACCAGGCGCTCAGAGGTTTTTTTTGCGATCTTAAAAAAAGTTCACCGAATTGGCAATATTTCCGCTAAATTAAGAAGCGGGATGACTTTGGTGGGGCCCGGTTCGTACGGGCGTACCCCGTATTCATCCTGCATTATTGGAGGTAGGTATGCGTAAAAATCGTGCGTTTACCCTTATTGAACTCTTAGTCGTGATCGCGATCATCGCGATCCTCGCAGCCATTCTCTTCCCTGTGTTCGCACAGGCGAAGGCCGCTGCCAAGAAGACGTCCTGTATTTCCAACATGAAGCAGCTCACCCTCGCGGGTATCGGCTACATGACGGACTACGACGATATGTGGTTCCCGCGCTATGCGGCGTGCCCCAGCACCGGCCCCACCAGCGACGCCCAGCTGATCTGGTCCGGTCTTCTGCAGCCCTACATCAAAAACCAGGGCATTTTCATTTGCCCGATGTCCCCGTTCAGCGCCTATAGCGAAGTCTGGAGCACCCGAGGCATCCCCTCGATCGGCCAGAACGCTACGATGGGTGGCTGGTATTGGCCCGACAGCAATCCTCCGTGCTACGGCGAGATGATTCTTCGCACGACCACGTGGATGAGCGTTCCGGCCAAGTCGGTCATGTTTGCCGACTCGGTGACCGGTCTCACCAGCGCCGGCTATCGCGGCTACCTGTCGCGAAACGACGGCGTGAACCTCCGTTCGGCCTACACGATCAGTGATCGGCACCAGAACGGAACGGTCCATGCGTTCTTCGATGGCCACGCCAAGTACTATCGCGCCGTAGCGGTCCTTGGGAATCCCAACGCCGCCTACGAGTGCCAGGACAGCTCGCTCTACACGGGCCTCTGGTGGCTCGACAAGAACGCGGCCAAGCTGAAATGGAACCTGACCGACCCGTGCGTCCCGGATCCGTGATGAAATGGCAGGTCCAAAACTCACTTCGAAAGAACTTGGAATCGCTGCTGCAGTAGTCGTGATTGGAGCGGTCGTCGTCTTCGCGACCACCAAGATGTTTGGTGGTTCGAACGAGTCAGCGCCGCAACAAGTCGGCAAAGCCGATTCCGGCCCGGCGGACGGCTCCGTCGCTGCAGACGACAAGCCGAACGAATCGGCGAACTGAGTGGGAAGAGCCCACCGGCAACTGCCGGTGGGCTCTTTTTTTCTGCCTCGATTTTGGGGCACCATTTCCTACAACCAGATCCAAACCAGGAGAAACACCATTTGAAGAAAAACGTTCTGTTCCTAACCTCAGCCTTGGTCTTTTCGCTCCTTCTTGCAGCCGGCGGCTGCAACTCGGGCGGCGCCTCGACGGAAAACTCGTCGGATAGCTCTGCGAGCAGCAGCGACGGCGCCGCGCAAGGCGCCGATGGCGCTCCGAAGCAAAACACGGGCCCCGAAAAGACAGTGAACTCTCCTTCTGAAGCAATGGAAGGCGGCAGCTATCGCATCGCCCCCGCCAATCCCAACGATCCCAAATTCAAACAGGATCCAAACCTCGGCGGCGGCGGATAGCGCCCATGTCGTTTCGAGAGGGCCCTACGTTCTGACGGACGTAGGGCTCTCCGTTTTTTTGATGGGCGCCCAGGAAACTCATTGGGGAAAAGGCGACGCCCCTAATGGGGCCGCTCGTTCGTCCATACTGGCGACATGTGGACCATGCTGACAGCACTCAGTTTGGCGGGCGCCGCACTTCCTGCCCAAGGCGATTCGAACCCGTTCGGGGCCGCGCTCACAGTCCTTGAGACAGAGCGGATTGCGCTCAGTCCAGTCCTCGACGGAAAGCTCAGTGAGGACGAATGGGATGCTTTCGCGACTTCCAATGGGTCCCAGACCTACTTCCAGTGGGAGCCTGAGCATCTTCATGCTGCGGCAACCCTTGCGACCACTCAGGAGTTGGTGCTCAGCTTGGATCGCAGCGGCAACGGTTGGCTTGTCGGCAGGGACAACCTCGAGGTTCGCCTGAGATACGAGGATGGCAAGGCTTCGGTTCATGCCAGGTGGCTGGACGCCACCGATCCGGCCGGACCCAAGTGGGTCTCGGCGCCAGAGTTCGAGGCCGCAGCCAGCTTCGCATGGCAGGTCACCGGCAGCTCTTGGAACGCCGAATTATCGGTACGCGATCCGGGGACACAGGCGCTTCCCAAATTCCCGGGGACGAAATACGGGATCCGTGTGGATGCCGCACCCAGTTCGGGCGCCGGCGGCACAGCGGCGTTCTTGCCCCGTGCGGTAGCGATGGTGTCTGCGGGAACCCAGAGAGCGACCAATGAACCTGCGGGCTTCCGGTGGCTGACCGATGTGCCCTGGCCCACTCTGGGTCCGGGATCGCAGTGGAAGGCCAGGCTGAGCTTTCGCGGCAACAACGAGCTTGGCCTTGACAAGGTGGACGTTCGCGTGTTGAGCGCGGGAAGCGAAGACTATGCTGCGGTGAGCAGCCCGTTTCCGCGATTCGACAACAAAGGCAGGAGCTTCATCGACTACAGCTCGCCGATCCCGCGCGGCGCGCGTCCGGGGTACAGGAATCTCGTCGCGACGGTCACAGACAAGTCGGGCCAGAAGACGATCTGCCGGCTGGCGTTTCGAGTGCTCCCGGCTGTGTATTTCGACCCAGTCCTGGACGGTGGGGTGCGCAACAAGGACACCGGTCTTAGGCTCAGGCTGCCGATCCATGTGAGCAACCGAACGCCCGAAAAGATCGCGGGCCAATACTCTGTGGCGGTGCCGGCGGGTTGGTCGATCGAAGAGGGCGGCGACCGGAACATCACCTTGAAGGGCTTTAACTCCGACGCGCGGCGGGTCCTCATACTGAATGTCCCGGCGGGCGCAAAGGGCAGCTTCCCGATCACCTTCACCTTCGACGCTGGCAACCGAAAGTACGAGCAGGTGGAATGGGTGGCTGTAGGCGAAGCACTCCCCAAGAAGAAGTAGGGGTGGCGGGGGCTCGGACAGAACCGAGCCCCCAGACTCCCATCCCCCACCATCGCAGTTCCTCTCACCCCTGTTCATTTCGTTCACAGACCCTCTCCCACGAGGGGAGAGGGAGCCCCCGGGCGGCCCCCCGTCCCTCCGTCCCACTGCTCCTATCCCAACCTCACGGGCAGTCCAGCCGCCTGCATGGCTCTCTTGAGGCTGTGCACCGTCGCCAACCGCTCGTGAAGGATTCCTGAGACCAATACGGCGTCGGCGTGTCCTTTCTGCACCGCTTCGGCGAGGTGCTCGGCCACTCCCGCCCCTCCGCTCGCGATTACGGGCACGGGCACAGCGTCGGACACAGCACGCGTGAGATCAAGGTCGTAGCCGGTCCGCACGCCGTCTCGGTCCATGCTCGTCAGCAGGATCTCTCCGGCGCCGCGCTCTGCAGCTTCTCTCGCCCAAGCCACGGCGTCGAGCCCTGTTTGCCGCCGCCCGCCGTGCGTCAGCACCTCCCAGCCCGCGGCGTCCGGCAGCCGGCGGGCGTCGACGGCGCACACCACGCATTGCGACCCAAACCGCACCGCGCAATCGGTAAGGAGCTGCGGGTGGCGGATGGCGGCGGTGTTCAAACTCACCTTGTCGGCGCCGGCGAGCAAGGCGAGCCGGATGTCGTCGGGCGAGGCCAGACCACCCCCCACGGTGAACGGGATAAACACTTGGTCGGACACGCGCTCGGCCAATTCGATGACGGATGGCCGACCCTCATGCGACGCAGTGATGTCGAGAAACACGAGCTCGTCGATCCCCTCGTCGGCGTAATATCGGGCCAGTTCAACCGGGTCTCCCGAGTCC contains:
- a CDS encoding prepilin-type N-terminal cleavage/methylation domain-containing protein; the protein is MRKNRAFTLIELLVVIAIIAILAAILFPVFAQAKAAAKKTSCISNMKQLTLAGIGYMTDYDDMWFPRYAACPSTGPTSDAQLIWSGLLQPYIKNQGIFICPMSPFSAYSEVWSTRGIPSIGQNATMGGWYWPDSNPPCYGEMILRTTTWMSVPAKSVMFADSVTGLTSAGYRGYLSRNDGVNLRSAYTISDRHQNGTVHAFFDGHAKYYRAVAVLGNPNAAYECQDSSLYTGLWWLDKNAAKLKWNLTDPCVPDP
- a CDS encoding RluA family pseudouridine synthase — encoded protein: MKLVCSSPCRLDSFLAGELKDHSRTRLAELITSGAVTVEGKPRKPSFKLEAGMSVELSALPENRPAHDLTPADIPLHVLFEDGYLLVVNKPRGMATHPAPSLKEPSLVNALLARGKGLSEAGGAFRPGIVHRLDKATTGLIVVAKTDAAHHALARQFADKTAGRTYLAWVAGEFGQPELRIEAPIGRDPKNRTRMAVDPKGKPAATLVRVLKGLNARSLIECRLETGRTHQIRVHLAALGHPVVGDAVYNRSPGEHPLQLHAARLEFEHPESGKRLEFSVAPPEDFIDAESGVS
- a CDS encoding GNAT family N-acetyltransferase, which gives rise to MSALNSDYVLREGFEKMDFEKVHSMLAGAYWCPGISRALVEKAARNSSLVIGCFLEGRQVAYCRIVSDRATFGWVSDVIVDPEHQGKGLARRMVRYALAHSEHQGFRRWVLKTSDAQGVYSAVGFRLVPDPEKWMDHVPADRQAAGDD
- the hisF gene encoding imidazole glycerol phosphate synthase subunit HisF; the encoded protein is MRSIRLIACLDVKDGRVVKGTRFENLQDSGDPVELARYYADEGIDELVFLDITASHEGRPSVIELAERVSDQVFIPFTVGGGLASPDDIRLALLAGADKVSLNTAAIRHPQLLTDCAVRFGSQCVVCAVDARRLPDAAGWEVLTHGGRRQTGLDAVAWAREAAERGAGEILLTSMDRDGVRTGYDLDLTRAVSDAVPVPVIASGGAGVAEHLAEAVQKGHADAVLVSGILHERLATVHSLKRAMQAAGLPVRLG
- the groES gene encoding co-chaperone GroES; protein product: MKLKPLHDRIIVEAAALEEKSAGGILLPDTAKEKPLKGTVLAVGPGKTLDNGKITPVDVAVGDTVLYGKYSGTEVTVGGQDYIILRQDDVLAVVTEAPAAKKEKAGAKK